A part of Chanodichthys erythropterus isolate Z2021 chromosome 4, ASM2448905v1, whole genome shotgun sequence genomic DNA contains:
- the LOC137018813 gene encoding uncharacterized protein — protein MSDTLQMALALSALGLLLVEEEKKKRMRKIRRKRTKWVKPWILQRQAQGAFPNLCRELELQETCGFKNFARLFPTQFHMLKELISPIIQRTNTNYRDCISVGERLMITLRFLATGESFKSLSYQFRVGMSTIQQFVPETCAAIYQVLKEKYLKCPDTVEEWQQVAVGFQNQWHFPNCLGALDGKHINIRPPPGSGSKFFNYKHTFSIVLMALDALEKRTSNIPAPAPLPESDQLAPYCIVADEAFPLKEYLMKPYPNRKLSVEQRIFNYRLSRARRVVENAFGILANRFRVLLTTINIQSTAKVEDIVLSCCALHNFLRKECCEVYMAGIDQEEQDHDTVPGRWREDPGLQQASLPRTTNSTTHAKQLRDKLCQYFNSDTGAVPFQWGKI, from the exons atgtccGACACGTTGCAAATGGCACTGGCTTTGTCAGCCCTTGGTCTTTTGCTTGtggaagaggaaaagaagaagCGGATGAGAAAAATACGGAGAAAGCGCACTAAATGGGTGAAACCATGGATACTCCAGAGACAGGCCCAAGGTGCTTTCCCGAACCTGTGTCGAGAGCTCGAGTTACAGGAAACTTGTGGTTTTAAAAATTTCGCTCGGCTTTTTCCCACTCAATTTCACATGTTAAAAGAACTTATTAGTCCAATCATACAGAGAACAAACACGAACTACCGGGATTGTATCTCCGTGGGGGAACGTCTGATGATTACACTACGGTTCTTGGCAACAG GAGAAAGCTTCAAGAGCCTTTCTTACCAATTCCGGGTGGGAATGTCCACAATTCAGCAATTTGTTCCTGAAACCTGTGCAGCAATCTACCAAGTCTTAAAAGAGAAATACCTAAAG tgCCCAGACACAGTGGAAGAGTGGCAGCAAGTAGCCGTTGGATTCCAGAATCAGTGGCATTTCCCAAATTGCCTGGGTGCTCTGGATGGAAAGCACATTAACATTCGTCCCCCTCCAGGATCTGGATCTAAATTCTTCAACTACAAGCATACATTCTCAATAGTGCTTATGGCACTG GATGCCTTGGAGAAAAGAACATCCAACATTCCTGCACCTGCACCACTTCCTGAATCAGACCAGCTGGCCCCTTACTGCATTGTGGCTGATGAGGCATTCCCCTTAAAGGAATACCTCATGAAGCCATACCCGAACCGCAAGCTGTCTGTAGAGCAACGCATATTCAATTACAGACTTTCGCGAGCTCGAAGGGtggttgaaaatgcatttggcaTCCTGGCAAATCGTTTTCGCGTCCTACTAACCACCATTAATATTCAAAGCACTGCCAAAGTGGAggacattgttttgtcttgctgtGCTCTGCACAACTTTCTGCGCAAAGAGTGCTGTGAAGTGTACATGGCAGGAATCGACCAGGAAGAACAAGATCATGACACTGTCCCTGGAAGATGGAGAGAAGACCCTGGCCTACAGCAGGCCTCTCTGCCACGCACAACCAACAGTACAACACACGCCAAACAGCTCAGGGATAAACTGTGCCAGTACTTTAATTCGGACACCGGTGCAGTGCCCTTTCAGTGGGGCAAAATATAA
- the LOC137018814 gene encoding transcription factor Adf-1-like — protein sequence MAIWNEASEDELINMIQERPGLYDITEKCYVNRVLKAELWREIENKLVISEKELKKRWDSLRTQYMRYKKQGPSGSSGAQKTGRQQWILNRLQFLEPHTKRKESTSNLMIMEPAADSDSCSPSDGTNSDTWTGTHEDPSFSDADLRSSTPLAESTICGTESTAMRKDHLQSSNIKPKPPGKRRKMQDESSSEESTNLMRTIGKTLEKLASQENTNDAISAYCKNLEHRMRNLPPHLLPHFQHEVDNCIFKYSVGHNHALDASSNQYTHL from the exons ATGGCTATCTGGAACGAGGCAAGTGAAGACGAATTGATCAACATGATCCAGGAAAGGCCGGGTTTGTATGACATTACGGAAAAATGTTATGTCAACCGTGTGCTGAAAGCTGAACTGTGGCGTGAGATCGAAAATAAACTCGTCATATCAG AAAAAGAGCTCAAGAAGCGGTGGGATTCATTGCGAACCCAATACATGCGTTATAAGAAACAAGGACCCTCAGGAAGTTCTGGAGCTCAGAAGactggcaggcagcaatggatcCTGAACCGCCTGCAGTTTCTAGAGCCTCACACAAAAAGGAAGGAGAGCACTTCAAATCTAATGATcatg GAACCTGCGGCTGATAGTGATTCCTGTTCACCCTCAGATGGTACCAACAGTGACACCTGGACTGGCACCCATGAAGACCCCAGCTTCAGTGATGCTGACCTACGGTCAAGTACACCCTTGGCTGAATCCACCATCTGTGGAACTGAGTCCACAGCCATGAGAAAGGACCATTTGCAAAGCTCCAACATAAAACCAAAGCCTCCAGGGAAGCGCAGGAAGATGCAAGACGAATCCTCCAGCGAGGAATCCACAAACTTGATGCGCACCATCGGCAAAACTCTGGAAAAGTTGGCATCACAGGAAAACACCAATGATGCCATCTCagcttactgcaaaaatcttgaaCACAGAATGCGGAATTTGCCACCACATCTACTGCCACATTTCCAGCATGAGGTTGAtaattgcattttcaaatattcagtGGGCCACAACCATGCACTGGATGCATCTTCCAATCAGTATAcacacttgtaa